A single genomic interval of Deltaproteobacteria bacterium harbors:
- a CDS encoding YebC/PmpR family DNA-binding transcriptional regulator, whose amino-acid sequence MSGHSKWSSIKHKKALKDARRGKLFTKFIKEITVAARLGGGDINANPRLRTAVTTARQNSMPTDNIERAIKKGTGELEGVSYEEITYEAYGPGGVAILVQALTDNRNRTVADVRSIITKHGGNLAAAGAVAWMFHKRGLITVERAGVDEDRVMEVALEGGAEDVREAGDLLEIITAPEQFDKVKEALDQAKVPVGSAEVTMLPQSTVAISGKQAEHMVRLLEALEDHDDVQSVSSNMDIAAEELERLSA is encoded by the coding sequence ATGTCCGGCCACTCCAAGTGGAGCTCGATCAAGCACAAGAAGGCGCTCAAGGACGCGCGGCGCGGCAAGCTGTTCACCAAGTTCATCAAGGAGATCACGGTCGCGGCGCGCCTGGGCGGCGGCGACATCAACGCGAACCCGCGGCTGCGCACCGCGGTCACCACGGCGCGCCAGAACAGCATGCCGACCGACAACATCGAGCGCGCCATCAAGAAGGGCACGGGCGAGCTCGAGGGCGTCTCCTACGAGGAGATCACCTACGAGGCCTACGGGCCGGGCGGGGTCGCGATCCTCGTCCAGGCGCTCACCGACAACCGCAACCGCACCGTCGCCGACGTGCGCAGCATCATCACCAAGCACGGCGGCAACCTGGCCGCCGCCGGCGCCGTCGCCTGGATGTTCCACAAGCGCGGGCTCATCACGGTCGAGCGCGCCGGTGTGGACGAGGACCGCGTCATGGAGGTCGCGCTCGAGGGCGGCGCCGAGGACGTGCGGGAGGCGGGCGACCTGCTCGAGATCATCACGGCGCCCGAGCAGTTCGACAAGGTGAAGGAGGCCCTCGACCAGGCGAAGGTGCCGGTCGGCTCGGCCGAGGTCACCATGCTGCCGCAGTCGACGGTGGCCATCTCCGGCAAGCAGGCCGAGCACATGGTGAGGCTGCTCGAGGCCCTCGAGGACCACGACGACGTGCAGAGCGTCTCGTCCAACATGGACATCGCGGCGGAAGAGCTGGAGCGGCTGTCGGCGTGA